GAAGACCTGGGGAGCAGAGCCGCGCTGCACTGCTCCCAAATCTTTGTCCTCATTTGGGGAACTCCTAGCTATCACTGGGTTCTGTCAGGCTTGGTTCGTGAGGGCAGAAGTTAGCAGACTGTCCCACTGTCAAAAGTAGGTGCTTAAGTGCTTTTCAAAGCTTGAGGGTTTGCAGACTCCCCATCCTCTTAGGGCTCCCCTTTGATGCCTGTTGGGCACTCACAGATACAACCAGGAAAGCAGGAAGAGCCAACTGAGGCCCCTTCTTCCCCTACTACCTACCACAGAATCCCCGAAAACTACATTTCCCACAAGTACACAGACGCTGACAGTGAGCAGGTGACAACAAGTACACAACACAGCTGACTGAGGGGAAGGTCACTGGCTGAGCTGGGCCTAAAACAGCAACTGTGGGGTGGTGAGCAGCAGGAGGGTTAGCATGAACGAACTGGAATGGGCGAGGGCTGACTCAGCACTGCCGAGGGGCTCGGGGACAGGCTTGGTGCCCCATTCCATCTCACAGCATTCCCCAAAACTGTAATTCCTCTTAAAACCTGCCCTTTcacctcaaaataataataattaaaaaagttctcttttttttgtggGCTCCGATGTGTCTTTTTAAAACCTCCCTTTTAAAGGGTTTCATTTTCACGTTATCACGTCAAAAATGCAGTAATTCTGAAGGGGTGCGTACCCTCAGAACCAGTTAGTAGAACCTCATAGAAACATCTTTCCCTCCTATCCTTTCTCCCAGGCATTAGAAACATCTTTTAGTCAGAAGTCCGTGGATAATAATTGGATATAAAACTGCACACctctgctgggcatggtggggtGGTGAAGGGGCAGGAGGGGCTTTCCTTACGTAGTGATGGACTCTCCAGGCTGAGGGAGGGCCCCAGTAGTGGGGGAGGACTGTTCCTGGAACTGTGATCTTCATGGGGAGTGAGGGACAGACGGCTGGCTGGTTCCTCACTGTGGAGGTGGCACAGGGGTGACTGTGCCTGGGCTCGGGGCCGTGGGGTCTGGAGGCAGCGGGGTGCCTGGGTCTgtggagaaaaggaggagaaatgaGCTGGAGAACGCTGAGGGGTGGACCCAGTCCCAGGctccacacacaaacagaaccagGCACGGCATGCAGTGGGTGGGCGGATGAATGAGGTACCCACTATGTGTAATTTCTTTTTCCCAACACTTTTTTCCACCTGACATTAGAAAAATCTTATACCCCAAACCATTCTCCTCTCCCCAAGGACTCTAAATGGGTCGTCTGAATGTGGTGGGACAAGCAAGGGAAGCCATCTTCATGCAGATGGGTAGCTAGGTTCCAGGTTTACAGCTGAGGTCCTCTGAGCCACTGGACTCCTCCATGACCCACCAGTGGAAGCCCCTTGTTATCCCAGAGGCGGCTGCTGCTGCCAAGCTGGGAAACAGAGGACAGCCAGAGGGGCCTTCCTCCTGTGCTCTGGTTTTACCAAGCATTGAACAGGGAGGGCTGTGGAAATCCTAGGATCTTACCCTTTCCCCACTCGCCTCCCTCCCATAGTTTGAGCCCTCTCCCTTACCCTCTCCCTCCTGGTCCCTTCTCACCTGGCAGTGGGCTGGCACTGGGCAGGAGGTTGCCCTGAACTGCTGCCACAATGGCAGGGCTCTGGGCTGCGGCGGATCCGAGCCCCGGCCCGAGAGGCAAGGAAGATGGCATGGTGGTGGTCGCCGGCAGGTTAGGATGTAGAGGGTTCGCCATGGACACAGGCAGGTTAGGTGGGGGGATAGTGCCCGGGGCAAACGGGAGATGGTGGTGATGCCCATGCAGGttaggaggagggggaaggttAATACTAATGGAGTCAGCTAGACTACCGAATGGGATGACGGatggagcagcaggaggaggcggCATGCCAAAAGGCAAACCCAAAGGAGCATTACCCGCCACGCCTGGGTGCCCGCTGCCTGGCACTGCCCCTGGCATCATTGAGGGAGGAGTTTGTTGGTTGGGGAACGGTGAGGGgcctagaaaaaaagagaacacgAGGGTGAGGGAGTGGACTCCTGCCCACAGCACAAGCTGCACAGCCCCCTGCTGCTGCTCTCCCTTCCCCTGGCGCTAGAGGAAACTAGATTCTAGGACTAACACTCTGTGTCTGTTTGGGAACACAGCCCTCCTGCTAGTTTGGGGACATAATACAATGGAGCCCACCTGTAGGAACTGCAACAAACATTTTTATCCAAGCCCATCCGGTATTCCCTTCAAAGGAACCAGAACGTTTGCCTGGAACTCAATAGCAAACCAATATTCTGGAACCCACACTCACCATGGGGTCCAGGGGGGGGTACCCCTGGTGGGACTGCCCCAGGCTGAGGGGCTCCAGGTTGTGGCTGCTGTGGCCCTGCAGTTGTCCCTGCCGGCCCGATCTGTTCAGAAGGGCCCAAGCTTCCAGGGGGGGCCCCAGTGCCAGGAGGAGCAGAGGCCACAGCGGCTGGAGGCACCGCTAGACCATGAACTGCAGGTGGTCCGGCGGCCCCCGTGGGGGGCATGGGCTGGGAGCCTGGGGGCAGGgcgggctgctgctgctgctgctgctgctgcatgtgCTGGAAGTGCTGCTGCCGGGCTCTCATCTCCGCGTACTTGAGCTGCTCCATGTGGAAGGCTTGGCGGTCGGCCAGGAGCTGCTGCCTCTGATACTCCAGCTGCGGGGTCAGCGGGAGACTGTCACCAGGGTCCAGAGAACCCCTGGCAACTGccttcctcccacttcctcttttGAAAGACCCTATCTCACGCTGGTGTTTCCCCAAGACTCAACGGGCGTGCCTCCACTAGTCTCTACAGATCTGAGACCACGCGCAGCGCCCCTCACTGCACCCGAGTTAATCTGGTGTGGTTGGGCTCACTTCAGTTTCAAAGCTCTGAATTTATTACTCTGATTTGAAAATGCCTCAAGCTTCTGTCAACTcaagttctttccttccttctaaaATCAGCTACAAATTTAGTATTTCTTAGGATTCACTGGCCTCtgcattttgattttattttgattctgccagcatttaactttatttttatatgtttgttggtttttcaaaactgggtttctctatgtggacctggctgtcctggaactctgcagaccaggctagccttgaactcagagagccacctgcctctgtctcctgagtggtgggattaaatctcttattttaaaatgttattttaaggtgctggagagatggctcagcggttaagagcactagctgctttccagagatcctgagttcaatttccagcaaccacgctggctcacaaccatctgttgtggtatttgatgccctcttctggtatgtctgaagatagcaatagtgtactcatatacatacatatatgtgtgtgtgtatataaataaaataaatctttaagaaaaagttatttttagtgatgtctgtctgtctgtctgtctgtctgtgtgagggtatgtgcatgtgagtgtgtgtgctcatgAAAAGACCCTAGGGACTGAtgtgggccctctggaagagcagtctgttcTCAACTGCCAAGCTACTCTGCTAGAAAAATCTCTGAATCTGAATTTTCCTGTAGTTTAAGCATTGTTAAGTGTTTCTGAAGTCTCCATGTTGTATATTTGATGTCTCTTAAGAGTGGGTCCTcaccttgtatttcttttttttttttttttgcatttgtttttttttgttgttgttgtttgtttgtttgtttttttgagacagggtttctctgtgtcgccctggctgtcctggaactcactctgtagaccaggctggcctcgaactcagaaatccgcctgcctctgcctcccagagtgctgggatcacaggcgtgcgccaccaccgcccagcttgtatttctttctaagccctctcaaagaaacagaatcaCCATGGTCTGTGCTGTCTGCTGCCCACATTTCCCTGTGGGTCTCTTATTATCCCCCAACTCCACGCAGTCACTCAGACCTGTGAGAAGCTAAGGAGGGGGAGCATCGGGGGACCTAGAGACGCAGCAGTCAGAAAGCCTGCCGAGCAGCCTGCCTGCCCTTCTCCCCTGTGTGAGCTGGGCCAGCCTCCTGATGACCGCCTGACTGCATGTCACTCACCGCCTCTCGCTCCCGGTCCATTATTGTCTCCAGCTCCTCAAAATGTCGGAGTTTGATCTCTAGTTTCTTCATTTGCGTCTCTACCAGCAGAGCTACCAGAGACTTGATCTTCCTCTCCTCAACTGCAGCCAAGTGCTAGGCAAGAAGGAGGGTGACAGGGTGGGCAGGCGTTAGTTAGCCAGAGCGCTCAGGGTCAGCTgctccagggagggagggagggagggagggaggggcagggcagaTGCTAGCAGGCTTAAGGAAGTAGCTGTAATCACAACTCAGAATAGTGTAGCTGTAATTTATATATGTACTATGTATTATAATACATAGTATAGTAAGTATAAcacattatatagtatatattacatatcacaATAAATGATGCAatatattatatcataatatagaattatataatatatgcatgatCTAGATATATCTGTattaaacaacacacacatacatattatatctACATCATGAACAAAAAGAATAGCAAGAGATAAgacaagggctggagaaatggctcagagggggagggagatttCTTAataactgatgtgggagggccccgCCCACCGTAGGTGGCTCTGCCCCTTCTCAGGTGATCCTGGGCTGTATGAGAAGGCAGGCTGTGCAAGGCAGTAAGCCGCATTTCTCCCTGGCCCCTGCTTCTCAACATGTGAGAatctgacttcccttcatgataaaCTGTGACGGGGCATAGACATTGAAGTAAAGCCTTTCCCACCATTGTTGctttggtaatggtgttttatcacagcaacagaaagccaagagagatggctcagcagttaagagcactgactgctcttccagaggtcctgagttcaaatccccgcaaccacctggtggctcacacatctgtaatgggatctgatgccctcttctggtgtgtttgaagacagcaacagtgtgctcatataaaataaaataaaataaaaagagataagACAAGTAAAAGGAACTGAAGCCTGGAAACAATGAATAAGAGATCAATAAGTTTGGTGCTAAGTCACTCATCCTGAGTGAGAAGGGACCAGGCGAGAACAGAGTGCGTGACATGGATGCGGAAGGCCGGCTTCTGAGGGCCGCCCTCACCTTGGCCTTGACTGCAGCAGCGGCCAGGGCTGCGGCGGCAGCTGTGGACAGGTTGCCTTCACCAATGTCACGCTCCACCTTggttttcctctccccctctggCTCCGCCACTTCCTTCAGCACTTCCTCCTGCCCTTCCGTTGGCTCCTTGTCTTTCTCAGGATCAACTGTGTCAGGACAAAGGCTGAATCAGCCTTTCAACTTGTCTGTCTCCTGTGCCCCTCATCCTCTGGGGAGGCCACTCACCTATCGGGTCCCCGTCACTCTTCTCAGACTCCTTCTCGCTGTCACcgtctttccctttctcttcatctttcttGGGACCCTCACTTATTTCCTCCTTTGCTTCTTCTTCCACAGCGCCCCCTCCTTCCCGAGGTTCCTGGACGACATCAGAGGATGCAGCTCACTCCCACTCAGCCCAGGCTTGAGGCTGACTGACCCTCTTGTCCTTATGTAgctgtgtgtgcgcatgtgcacaagTAGTGCCTGCCCACGTGCAGGTGTGCAAGCGCCTGTGTGCGCACGCCAAAGGCAGAGCGGGCCGAGGTGCTGGGCTGCCCCCAGCGCTGGGGTCCCACAGTGACGGAGTTacagacacataaaaatgataCCAAAGGGGCCCTAGGGATTCTAAATCAGATTTTCAGGTCTGTAGAACGAGCGCTCTTATCCAGCTAACCCCTTACACAGGGCAGGGGTAGTGTAGCTCCAGGAGAGTGTGCCTGCACTGCATTCCAGCACCTGGGCTGCACCCAGCAGCCTCCTGCACACCCAGGTCATTTCCTCTATACCTTAGGCTCCTTCTTCTCATCCACTGCCTGGCCCTCTGCCCGTGCCTCCTCAGTCCCGCTTTCCTCTGGGCCCATggagaaagcaaagaaaggagaGACATTTGATACGTTTCATTTATGTAACGATTTCCTAGTAGCTAAAACCTCAGGGACACAGGAAGCCAAATTTCCCACAGCGATGTCATAAAGGAGAACAAAACCCCACGGACTTTCTCTCCCACCTGTGCCGTGACTAAGATCACCGTGCACGGGGCCAGGGCCGGGAGGGCACAGGGAGGCCGGCGGCTCTGGCTCTTGGTGAACGGGAAGAAATCTGAAAGTGCGCGCTCACCAATGCGCTCAGGCTCGTCAGAGGCGGTCCCCGCGATGCCGCTGCTCTCCAGACCGAAGGCGGGGTCGGCCTTGCCTGTGACTTTGGCTGCCTCTTCCACCTTGCGCACGTGCGCTTCCACCAAGGCCGTGGGCACCTCTTCCTTCATCTTTGAGAACTCTTCTGAAAGCCCAGAGGGGAAGAGGCTGGGATAAGGCGGGTGCGCTGTTCTGACTATGCCTTTGAAGCCTTTCTCACAAGCCCATCTCTCTCTCAGACCAAAATGGAGCTCAGATGGTGCCTGAGCTAAGGCAGCGACAGACAAGGCTAGCAGGGCAGACCTGAGAGGTTCAATCTGAGAATCTAGCTGTAAAAGCAAAGAAGGCCCAAACCCCCCATCCCCAAATTACCTAGGGCTGACTTCGCAGCAGCAGAGGCAACTCGGGGATCGACGACAGAGGCCAGGAAGGCAACAGTGCTCATAACAGGGTTGCCTGACTGACTGAAGGGGATGGGTTGGTAGGCCAGAGGGCCGAGAGAGGCCTCCGAGTCCTCCAGGTACGGGTCTTCAATGGGCAGGCGAAGGAAATGTAAGATGCACTCGTCCTGCGTGCGGCTTCCCACGTGCTCAGACACTTTGTTCCAGTCGTCCTTGTACATCTCTAGGGCCTGGAGGGCAGTGGGGACACAACTCCGCTCAGTTAGCCACTTTTCTAGAAGGCCAGCTCCCCCATCCTCCTAAGGGCAGCTGCTTCCACAGCTCTCTATATtctggtatttctgttctggatcCAGGAGGGAGGGGTCTCCAAGCAGCACGAAGAAACAACGTGGAATTACAGACAGGCCTGAATCCCTGACCTGCAGCTGTTCCTGGGACAGCTATGACAAGCACCAGGGAGGGGGACACTGAGGCAAGCTCATGCCTTACTCAGTGCCCGACTGGGAGCTCCCCACTCACTCACACCGCAGGCGGCCGTGTCCCAGCCATGCTGTCCTCACAACTCCCTTCCCCAACATACAGCGGGTGGCCGTGTCCCAGCCATGCTGTCCACacaactcccctccccactcaCTCACACGACGGCCGTGTCCCAGCCATGCCGTCCACACAGCACCACTCCCCACTCACTCACAGCCATGCCGTCCACACAGCACCACTCCCCACTCACTCACAGCCATGCCGTCCACACAGCACCACCCCCTTGCTGTCCCCGGTTACCTCCAGGAGCAGCAGTGTCTCCTGCTCCGTCCACTCCCGAGTGGCACTCGCTGCAGCTTTACTCTGTGGGGAAGCAGGATGAGTCAGCACAGAGGAGTCGAAGCCACGCGCAGTGCAGGCTGTCAAGCCAGCCGGCTGCAGCGCATACCTTGGAGGGGACATTCTTCtttgtgtacatgtctgtgcGCAGCCCAAAGTTCTGCATGTCTGTTGGTTTCTCCTTGCCTTTATCAGGGAAGCTCAGCATTTGCTGGGAAGCAGAGTTCTGCTAtttgtggaaggaaagaaaagggaggtgAGTGTAAGTGGTCccaggtagagacagagagagagacagagagagagagagagagagagagagagagagagagagagagagagagagaacagacagacagacagcaggagcTTCCTTCCCGAAGCCTGGGCGGGACTTCCTCCCTCACTGCTGCAGCTCTtctgctctcctgcctcctcttcccaggCAGGGGCCCCCCAGTGAAGGGGGCAGATAAACAGCCCAGCGGGGTCTGCACCCCACCTACCAGCTCTGGCTTGCCCTTAGCCGTCTCTGGCACCAGGTCATCCAGCTCTTTGCCCTTCCGCCCAGCCTTGGTATCAGCATCAACCTGGCGGCCCTGGGGGACAGAGCTTGGCGTCATGGAAGCTGGGTAGGAAACGGCAGGCCAAGGCCTTGGAGGCCTGAAGACCAAATGCTGGGCGGCTCACGAGCTCTGGGAACACTCGTGCCACTGTTCCATGCTGCTCCATGATTAATTAGACATGTAGCTGGCATGATAGACATTTGTAGTCACGTGTGTCGTTACAGACTCTCTTAGGAGCTGGACAATAGATCCTAGCCCTAGATTAGTCAGTATCTTGGTGTCTCTTAAAGAATGTATGAGATGGAAATGGGAAAAATGAAGGTGATAGTAAATAtgaggaaaaatggaaaaatacaggAAATGTGACACAGTATAAAAATGCATACAAGTTATGGTAAGCCATCTTTCTCTACTGCGCCTATCCTACACTAGCCTGCCTGTGCGCTGACAACAAGGAGCAGCTCCTCACAGCTGGGGTAGGCGGGCTGACAGCGCTGAGCACACGGCTGACGCCCGTGGCCCCCTCTACCTCACGGTAAAGAAGCCCTACTACTCCGCCCAATCTCTACCCTAAAAACATAAAAACcgaaaaacaaacaggaaaagaaaagtccAAAGGAGCCCATTCCGCCCCACCCAGCCTTGTCCCCAGCACCCTTCGCCCTACCTGTGGGGGCTTCGGCTGAAGAGGAACCAGGCCCGATGGTGTGTCTGCTAAGACGTGGAAGTGAGAGGTGGGTGGAGGTCCCATGGGGGTCGGCCGACTCTCAGCATCTACCTGGTAGTTAATAAGACCCCACTGTTCCAGGAAGGCATGGACCCTGTGAGAGAAAGGGAGGCTAGGCCAAACGGGAAAACCAAAAAGGAGGAACCTACCCCCTTCACCAACTCTTCACCTAAGTAGCAACCGCAGTTGCACACCGCAGCCCAGTGACCATGTCTTCCTAGAGAGTAAAGCCCGCCCACTGTCTGTCAGCAGGGGCCGcagcctctgtccctccctcgCAGCACACTTCCAGCCCCACACCACTCATCCTCCGCTTGCTCTGACAGGGCTGGCTTTCTCTAGGGTGCTGCTCTTGCTTATTCCCTATCTTCTTTGAAAGTATCTGCAGTTCtgccaagacagacagacagacagacatccttcCAAATTCTTTCTCCTCAGAAGCAAGACGCACCTCATGATAGCACAGACATCACCCGCCAAGTTCCGCCGACAGGCAGTGGATGTTAGATACTCCTGGGGATTCAGCCGGTACGTGTCAATCATGAAGTTCCGATATGCCAGGTAGCTTAGGAGAGTCAGAAAGACAAGTAAGAGGAAGAAAGTTAACGCTTGCTGGGGCCCACGGGAAGGAAGAATAATAGAAGTGCTACAACCCAAAATATTCTAACCTCATCTATCACACATTTCTCACTGGGGCTGAAGGACTAGCCCAGTGCTCAAGAGTACTTGCTATTCTAGCacaagacccaagttcagttcctagcaccacatGGCGGCCCACAATCATCCACAACACCCTTATTCCGAGGAATAAGGAGCAATCTTCTGAGCTCCGGAGGCAGGGACCTGGCACatgttacacacatacactcaagcCAAACACTCAAGACACAAAATAAGTACAtctaaaaaaaagtttcttgtatttttcctgatggcttttttttttttcaaaacagggtttctctgtgtagacctggctgtcctggagctcaccctatagaccagtctggcctcaaactcagaaatccacctgcctctgcctcccaggtgctgggattaaaggcgtgcgccaccaccgcccggcctcctGATGGCTTTTGTAATTAAATGAACTATCATCACCTGGGAATGTCAGCCTCCTAAATGTGGAGATTACAGGATTATCTATCTCATCATGCTTGTCACCCAATtttattggggggagggggataaaaGCCCTCGTTTCCAATCAGAAATCAAAGTCCTTACCCATGCAAAAATCAGCCTGCTTCCAGAGGAGGAACTTAAAGATTGCCGTTTTAacatcttttatgtgtatgggtgctttgcctgcacgtatgtctgtgtactaccagcctgcctggtgcccaaggatgCAAACAGGGGGTGGTtggacccctggaactggagtcagagagagttgtgagccactatgtaagtgctgggaatcaaacccagggcctctgcaaaGTCAGCTAAAGTCCTTGaccaccgagccacctctccagcattcaagggttgcttttgttttggcttttaagGTTgtgatttataatttttttttaacttataattttgaggtagggtcttgtGTAGTACAGACAGGCCTTTAACTTGATCTATAGCACAATTTCACATCCCAGATGCTAAGGTTATATACCACCATCCtggcttttaattattttttaaaaatgtatttatttgagtCAAGGTCTTACATAGTGCAAGCTGGCTTTAAATCTGTTAGACAGTCAAGGATAGTCTTATATtcccgatcctcctgcctctgcttcccaagtgctaagatcacAAATGTGAAacaccacaattttttttttgttttgttttgtttgttttgttttgtttgtctttcgagacagggtttctctgtgaagccctggctgtcctggaactcactctgtaaaccaggctggcctcgaactcagaaatctgcctgcctctgcctcccaagcgctgggattaaaggtgtgcgccaccacgcctggctcgaAACACCACATTTTTTAAACTTGGTTTTTACATATAATagttttattaacttatttacatttatttagtctGTGTGCATAGGCATTCACAATCTACAGCGCACACACGGAGGTTGGGTAATAATTTTCAGGG
The sequence above is drawn from the Apodemus sylvaticus chromosome 20, mApoSyl1.1, whole genome shotgun sequence genome and encodes:
- the Smarcc2 gene encoding SWI/SNF complex subunit SMARCC2 isoform X6, which encodes MAVRKKDGGPNVKYYEAADTVTQFDNVRLWLGKNYKKYIQAEPPTNKSLSSLVVQLLQFQEEVFGKHVSNAPLTKLPIKCFLDFKAGGSLCHILAAAYKFKSDQGWRRYDFQNPSRMDRNVEMFMTIEKSLVQNNCLSRPNIFLCPEIEPKLLGKLKDIVKRHQGTVSEDKSNASHVVYPVPGNLEEEEWVRPVMKRDKQVLLHWGYYPDSYDTWIPASEIEASVEDAPTPEKPRKVHAKWILDTDTFNEWMNEEDYEVSDDKSPVSRRKKISAKTLTDEVNSPDSDRRDKKGGNYKKRKRSPSPSPTPEAKKKNAKKGPSTPYTKSKRGHREEEQEDLTKDMDEPSPVPNVEEVTLPKTVNTKKDSESAPVKGGTMTDLDEQDDESMETTGKDEDENSTGNKGEQTKNPDLHEDNVTEQTHHIIIPSYAAWFDYNSVHAIERRALPEFFNGKNKSKTPEIYLAYRNFMIDTYRLNPQEYLTSTACRRNLAGDVCAIMRVHAFLEQWGLINYQVDAESRPTPMGPPPTSHFHVLADTPSGLVPLQPKPPQQNSASQQMLSFPDKGKEKPTDMQNFGLRTDMYTKKNVPSKSKAAASATREWTEQETLLLLEALEMYKDDWNKVSEHVGSRTQDECILHFLRLPIEDPYLEDSEASLGPLAYQPIPFSQSGNPVMSTVAFLASVVDPRVASAAAKSALEEFSKMKEEVPTALVEAHVRKVEEAAKVTGKADPAFGLESSGIAGTASDEPERIEESGTEEARAEGQAVDEKKEPKEPREGGGAVEEEAKEEISEGPKKDEEKGKDGDSEKESEKSDGDPIVDPEKDKEPTEGQEEVLKEVAEPEGERKTKVERDIGEGNLSTAAAAALAAAAVKAKHLAAVEERKIKSLVALLVETQMKKLEIKLRHFEELETIMDREREALEYQRQQLLADRQAFHMEQLKYAEMRARQQHFQHMQQQQQQQQPALPPGSQPMPPTGAAGPPAVHGLAVPPAAVASAPPGTGAPPGSLGPSEQIGPAGTTAGPQQPQPGAPQPGAVPPGVPPPGPHGPSPFPNQQTPPSMMPGAVPGSGHPGVADPGTPLPPDPTAPSPGTVTPVPPPQ
- the Smarcc2 gene encoding SWI/SNF complex subunit SMARCC2 isoform X3, which produces MAVRKKDGGPNVKYYEAADTVTQFDNVRLWLGKNYKKYIQAEPPTNKSLSSLVVQLLQFQEEVFGKHVSNAPLTKLPIKCFLDFKAGGSLCHILAAAYKFKSDQGWRRYDFQNPSRMDRNVEMFMTIEKSLVQNNCLSRPNIFLCPEIEPKLLGKLKDIVKRHQGTVSEDKSNASHVVYPVPGNLEEEEWVRPVMKRDKQVLLHWGYYPDSYDTWIPASEIEASVEDAPTPEKPRKVHAKWILDTDTFNEWMNEEDYEVSDDKSPVSRRKKISAKTLTDEVNSPDSDRRDKKGGNYKKRKRSPSPSPTPEAKKKNAKKGPSTPYTKSKRGHREEEQEDLTKDMDEPSPVPNVEEVTLPKTVNTKKDSESAPVKGGTMTDLDEQDDESMETTGKDEDENSTGNKGEQTKNPDLHEDNVTEQTHHIIIPSYAAWFDYNSVHAIERRALPEFFNGKNKSKTPEIYLAYRNFMIDTYRLNPQEYLTSTACRRNLAGDVCAIMRVHAFLEQWGLINYQVDAESRPTPMGPPPTSHFHVLADTPSGLVPLQPKPPQQNSASQQMLSFPDKGKEKPTDMQNFGLRTDMYTKKNVPSKSKAAASATREWTEQETLLLLEALEMYKDDWNKVSEHVGSRTQDECILHFLRLPIEDPYLEDSEASLGPLAYQPIPFSQSGNPVMSTVAFLASVVDPRVASAAAKSALEEFSKMKEEVPTALVEAHVRKVEEAAKVTGKADPAFGLESSGIAGTASDEPERIEESGTEEARAEGQAVDEKKEPKEPREGGGAVEEEAKEEISEGPKKDEEKGKDGDSEKESEKSDGDPIVDPEKDKEPTEGQEEVLKEVAEPEGERKTKVERDIGEGNLSTAAAAALAAAAVKAKHLAAVEERKIKSLVALLVETQMKKLEIKLRHFEELETIMDREREALEYQRQQLLADRQAFHMEQLKYAEMRARQQHFQHMQQQQQQQQPALPPGSQPMPPTGAAGPPAVHGLAVPPAAVASAPPGTGAPPGSLGPSEQIGPAGTTAGPQQPQPGAPQPGAVPPGVPPPGPHGPSPFPNQQTPPSMMPGAVPGSGHPGVAGNAPLGLPFGMPPPPAAPSVIPFGSLADSISINLPPPPNLHGHHHHLPFAPGTIPPPNLPVSMANPLHPNLPATTTMPSSLPLGPGLGSAAAQSPAIVAAVQGNLLPSASPLPDPGTPLPPDPTAPSPGTVTPVPPPQ
- the Smarcc2 gene encoding SWI/SNF complex subunit SMARCC2 isoform X5; its protein translation is MAVRKKDGGPNVKYYEAADTVTQFDNVRLWLGKNYKKYIQAEPPTNKSLSSLVVQLLQFQEEVFGKHVSNAPLTKLPIKCFLDFKAGGSLCHILAAAYKFKSDQGWRRYDFQNPSRMDRNVEMFMTIEKSLVQNNCLSRPNIFLCPEIEPKLLGKLKDIVKRHQGTVSEDKSNASHVVYPVPGNLEEEEWVRPVMKRDKQVLLHWGYYPDSYDTWIPASEIEASVEDAPTPEKPRKVHAKWILDTDTFNEWMNEEDYEVSDDKSPVSRRKKISAKTLTDEVNSPDSDRRDKKGGNYKKRKRSPSPSPTPEAKKKNAKKGPSTPYTKSKRGHREEEQEDLTKDMDEPSPVPNVEEVTLPKTVNTKKDSESAPVKGGTMTDLDEQDDESMETTGKDEDENSTGNKGEQTKNPDLHEDNVTEQTHHIIIPSYAAWFDYNSVHAIERRALPEFFNGKNKSKTPEIYLAYRNFMIDTYRLNPQEYLTSTACRRNLAGDVCAIMRVHAFLEQWGLINYQVDAESRPTPMGPPPTSHFHVLADTPSGLVPLQPKPPQGRQVDADTKAGRKGKELDDLVPETAKGKPELQNSASQQMLSFPDKGKEKPTDMQNFGLRTDMYTKKNVPSKSKAAASATREWTEQETLLLLEALEMYKDDWNKVSEHVGSRTQDECILHFLRLPIEDPYLEDSEASLGPLAYQPIPFSQSGNPVMSTVAFLASVVDPRVASAAAKSALEEFSKMKEEVPTALVEAHVRKVEEAAKVTGKADPAFGLESSGIAGTASDEPERIEESGTEEARAEGQAVDEKKEPKEPREGGGAVEEEAKEEISEGPKKDEEKGKDGDSEKESEKSDGDPIVDPEKDKEPTEGQEEVLKEVAEPEGERKTKVERDIGEGNLSTAAAAALAAAAVKAKHLAAVEERKIKSLVALLVETQMKKLEIKLRHFEELETIMDREREALEYQRQQLLADRQAFHMEQLKYAEMRARQQHFQHMQQQQQQQQPALPPGSQPMPPTGAAGPPAVHGLAVPPAAVASAPPGTGAPPGSLGPSEQIGPAGTTAGPQQPQPGAPQPGAVPPGVPPPGPHGPSPFPNQQTPPSMMPGAVPGSGHPGVADPGTPLPPDPTAPSPGTVTPVPPPQ